From a region of the bacterium genome:
- a CDS encoding exopolysaccharide biosynthesis protein, with the protein MIEQASEYEKSFGETLDEVIDRLPPDSVTLETVMDLIGQDGLLIFCIFLTIPFLVPVSIPGVSTVFGLIILLIGISVMSNRRIWLPERLMKRSFPVVKLKPALEKGAIWVHRIEKFSHPRFRILTQGITLIRFNGLMLIIAALLLMAPFGFVPFSNTLPGLAILFLSLGILQQDGYCIMLGYVTIAATTIYFAFLLLGGAITAHRIIEVIRSSFP; encoded by the coding sequence ATGATAGAGCAGGCAAGCGAATATGAGAAATCATTCGGGGAAACGCTGGATGAAGTGATCGACAGGCTGCCGCCGGATAGCGTTACGCTGGAAACAGTTATGGATTTGATTGGCCAGGATGGGCTCCTGATATTCTGCATCTTCCTGACCATCCCATTCCTCGTGCCTGTTTCGATTCCGGGAGTAAGTACGGTTTTTGGGCTGATTATTCTTCTGATCGGGATCAGCGTGATGAGTAATCGTCGTATCTGGCTCCCGGAACGTCTGATGAAACGGTCATTTCCCGTAGTCAAATTAAAACCGGCCCTGGAGAAAGGCGCAATCTGGGTTCACCGGATAGAGAAATTCAGCCACCCTCGTTTCCGGATACTGACACAGGGAATTACCTTGATCCGGTTTAACGGCCTCATGCTGATTATCGCGGCACTGCTATTGATGGCGCCCTTCGGGTTCGTTCCATTCTCGAACACCTTGCCGGGATTAGCCATCCTCTTTCTATCCCTCGGCATACTGCAACAGGATGGATATTGCATTATGCTTGGGTATGTGACCATTGCGGCAACCACCATCTACTTTGCTTTCCTTCTGCTCGGAGGAGCAATAACAGCCCACAGGATTATTGAAGTTATCAGAAGCTCATTTCCCTGA
- a CDS encoding RNA-binding protein: MQGSKLYVANFGYSITNDQLEELFATYGEVKEVKVIEGKGFGFIEMGTQAEAEKAKEALNGSDFKGRTLRVDTARPPKERPKGRYPKRY, from the coding sequence ATGCAAGGTAGCAAGCTTTATGTAGCAAATTTCGGTTATTCGATAACAAATGACCAATTGGAAGAGTTATTCGCCACGTACGGTGAAGTTAAGGAAGTCAAGGTGATCGAAGGGAAAGGTTTCGGCTTTATTGAGATGGGTACCCAGGCGGAAGCCGAGAAAGCGAAAGAAGCCCTGAACGGTTCCGATTTCAAAGGACGTACCCTGAGAGTCGATACAGCCCGCCCGCCGAAAGAACGGCCTAAAGGACGTTATCCAAAAAGATATTGA
- a CDS encoding flippase-like domain-containing protein produces the protein MITKRFSIKRLIFVFCIITICVIGTMAALTAGPKTWQAIKQIHTKYLFLALALGALSISIDSLVFKILARAAGTEISFFYSAETILFYMFFSSITPTVTGGEPLIVYQLTQKGMPLGKATSVILIRGILIISIIAVAAPVIVYFHGDLIQNVILKNLFRYIAVFLFLVVAFLIYTFLNPIQGEEIIHKICVWIERYKPLANYTEKLERKLNIWIDDFSSCLKEFLKYKKKVLLACSLSSAASLSANYLIAYVILKGLNFPVPVLRVLMVQFVLYFLLYFTPTPGGTGVAEGGCYAMFASSIPSHLLGIFVILWRFFTIYLWVIIGGMLITKTLGLDILDKLSASSSSGGNISSHHLEPDTTSCPDSSPGC, from the coding sequence ATGATTACTAAAAGGTTCTCAATTAAAAGACTTATTTTTGTCTTTTGCATAATCACCATCTGTGTTATCGGCACCATGGCTGCTCTTACCGCAGGCCCCAAAACCTGGCAGGCCATCAAACAGATACATACCAAGTATCTGTTTCTGGCCCTGGCTCTTGGGGCCTTATCAATATCGATCGACAGCCTCGTGTTCAAGATTCTCGCGCGGGCAGCCGGGACGGAAATCAGCTTCTTCTACAGTGCGGAAACCATTCTTTTCTATATGTTTTTCTCCTCGATTACTCCTACGGTCACGGGCGGAGAGCCGCTGATAGTTTATCAGCTCACTCAGAAAGGCATGCCGCTGGGAAAAGCCACCAGCGTCATTCTCATCCGGGGTATCCTGATTATCTCAATTATTGCCGTTGCTGCTCCGGTTATTGTATATTTTCATGGAGATCTTATCCAGAATGTCATCCTGAAAAACCTTTTTCGGTATATTGCGGTTTTCCTTTTCCTGGTTGTAGCTTTTCTCATTTACACCTTTTTAAATCCTATCCAGGGTGAAGAGATTATCCACAAAATCTGTGTATGGATAGAGCGGTATAAGCCTCTGGCCAACTATACCGAAAAACTGGAGAGGAAGCTGAATATCTGGATCGATGATTTCAGCAGTTGTCTGAAGGAATTCTTAAAGTACAAAAAAAAGGTCCTCCTGGCCTGTAGTTTATCGAGTGCTGCTTCCCTGAGCGCCAATTATCTGATTGCCTATGTTATCTTGAAGGGTCTGAACTTTCCTGTGCCGGTCCTGCGGGTGCTCATGGTCCAGTTTGTACTTTATTTCCTGCTCTACTTCACACCGACGCCGGGAGGAACAGGAGTGGCCGAAGGGGGCTGCTATGCAATGTTTGCCTCGTCAATCCCCAGTCATCTCTTGGGAATCTTCGTTATTCTCTGGAGATTTTTCACAATTTACCTCTGGGTTATTATCGGAGGGATGCTTATTACCAAAACCCTTGGCCTGGATATCCTGGATAAACTTTCCGCTTCTTCATCATCAGGGGGCAACATTTCCAGCCATCATCTGGAACCCGACACTACTTCCTGCCCGGACAGCAGTCCCGGCTGCTGA
- a CDS encoding DUF502 domain-containing protein yields the protein MRNIFVAGFLVILPAFITVFLVIFIFNTFEKLLARPVSLVLKMVGLSQLIGYHLPGLLGLGFLALVSFFLGLAVTNVIGKKCITLGEKVLSKVPLVWNIYYASKQLMESTISMSNRKSLQQVVLVEYPRQGIYAIGFITSDARGEIHDLTGKNVVNVFMPTTPNPTSGMLIMVPCEQVMPLSMSIEDGIKLIVSGGMVAPPYPGHLKEESPETVFPGESWDREPVSSRDCCPGRK from the coding sequence ATGAGAAATATTTTTGTAGCTGGCTTCCTGGTTATTCTGCCAGCTTTTATTACCGTTTTTCTGGTGATTTTTATCTTTAACACCTTTGAAAAGCTTCTTGCCCGGCCAGTTTCCCTGGTCTTGAAGATGGTGGGTTTATCGCAGCTCATCGGCTATCACCTGCCCGGTCTGTTGGGTTTGGGCTTTCTTGCCCTTGTCTCATTTTTTCTCGGGCTGGCTGTTACCAATGTAATTGGCAAAAAATGTATTACTCTGGGGGAGAAGGTTTTGAGCAAGGTTCCCCTGGTCTGGAATATCTACTATGCCTCCAAGCAGCTCATGGAATCCACGATTTCCATGAGCAATCGGAAATCTCTTCAGCAGGTGGTCCTGGTGGAGTATCCTCGCCAGGGAATATATGCCATAGGGTTTATTACCTCTGATGCCAGAGGGGAGATTCATGACCTTACGGGAAAGAACGTAGTCAATGTTTTTATGCCTACAACTCCCAATCCGACTTCCGGAATGCTCATTATGGTCCCCTGTGAACAGGTGATGCCTCTTTCCATGAGCATCGAAGATGGCATAAAATTGATCGTTTCCGGAGGAATGGTTGCCCCCCCCTATCCTGGCCATTTAAAAGAAGAATCCCCGGAAACAGTCTTTCCCGGGGAATCATGGGATAGAGAACCGGTCAGCAGCCGGGACTGCTGTCCGGGCAGGAAGTAG
- a CDS encoding HD domain-containing protein encodes MTTDHWPLKTGGCAMIDLAIEVAARAHEGQVRKGTDIPYITHPYAVGMLLLKAGCSNEVVTAGLLHDTLEDTSLPLEEIRLLFGQRVADIVLGCSEPNRGLPWEERKQHTLDFLRTAPLDIRWVSCADKLHNLRTLAGDLNRVGDQVWYRFHRGRNRQEWYYRGIVESLWHGLEVPPQGSLFHQLKEEVEALFGK; translated from the coding sequence TTGACCACTGATCACTGGCCACTTAAAACCGGAGGATGTGCAATGATCGATCTGGCCATAGAGGTTGCAGCCCGGGCTCATGAGGGGCAGGTTCGCAAGGGGACGGACATCCCCTACATTACACACCCCTATGCTGTGGGCATGCTCCTGCTGAAGGCTGGCTGCTCCAATGAAGTGGTGACAGCCGGCCTGCTTCACGATACCCTGGAGGACACCTCACTTCCCCTGGAGGAGATCAGACTGCTGTTCGGACAACGGGTTGCAGACATTGTACTGGGATGTTCCGAGCCAAACCGCGGTCTGCCCTGGGAGGAGCGCAAGCAGCATACCCTGGATTTTCTGCGCACTGCTCCCCTGGATATCCGGTGGGTGTCCTGTGCGGACAAACTGCACAACCTGCGGACCCTGGCAGGTGATCTTAACCGGGTAGGTGATCAGGTATGGTACCGGTTTCACCGGGGCCGCAACAGGCAGGAATGGTACTACCGGGGTATTGTGGAAAGCCTCTGGCACGGCCTGGAAGTTCCTCCCCAGGGCTCCCTGTTCCATCAGCTCAAGGAAGAAGTGGAAGCCCTGTTCGGGAAATAA
- the priA gene encoding primosomal protein N', translated as MFAHVVVNIPLDRAFTYRIPPQLLEKATAGKRVLVPFRNRQVIGYIVEVTARAIVSGPAVSGPASSTISRETREGIEIREILEVLDDAPLLPPLLLRLTRWIADYYLASWGSVISGSLPAGVGFREKSIPGKKVKYVRIIAGDAQVEDFLQLQGKKAPRQARALLALRKQEMSMPQLCKLTGANRASLDCLAHRGLVEIFEQEVFRGPLIFQDESGTAGKEIIPNPDQQRAIQQIHSALDREEFAPFVLHGVTGSGKTYVYLQAVAHALDRGRTALVMVPEISLTHQLISRFSALFGRRIAVLHSGLGKGERVDEWRRVVAGEAKVAIGARSAIFAPLERLGLIVLDEEHETSYKQDNTPRYHARDVALMRAKMANAVLLLGSATPSMESFFSVRQGTFGLLTLPSRATTHTGPRIQLIDMKAENQAQKVKPLFSRPLIQAIEQRIKRKEQAILFINRRGFSHFLLCCDCGHVPKCRNCSVSLTYHACEGRLRCHYCNFAAPAPQSCPACQKGRLQCIGSGTQKVEEEARQLFPSARIERMDQDTVTRRTSHHSILSRLGRGEIDLLIGTQMIAKGLDFPRVTLVGVVAADSILNLPDFRSAERTFQLITQVSGRAGRGDIQGEVIVQTFSPSHYSLQCASRMDYRAFYEQEIQYRKELGYPPFSRMVNIIVRGGNVNLLKAAASRLMNLLVSLKPDEISALGPSQAPVFKIRGQYRLQILLKSSQSLMLNDLIRKGIAEFQAGFTGEGIQVDIDIDPINLM; from the coding sequence ATGTTTGCTCACGTAGTCGTCAATATCCCTCTGGATAGAGCCTTCACTTACCGGATCCCCCCGCAGCTCCTTGAGAAGGCGACTGCCGGCAAAAGGGTTTTAGTCCCTTTCCGCAACCGCCAGGTTATCGGCTATATTGTCGAGGTGACAGCCAGGGCCATCGTGTCCGGCCCCGCCGTATCCGGTCCTGCCAGCTCCACCATCTCCAGGGAAACCAGGGAGGGTATCGAGATCAGGGAAATCCTGGAAGTTCTGGACGATGCTCCGCTCCTTCCTCCGCTGCTCCTTCGCCTGACCAGGTGGATCGCCGATTACTATCTGGCTTCCTGGGGGAGTGTGATTTCCGGCTCCCTGCCTGCCGGAGTCGGTTTCCGGGAAAAGTCCATTCCCGGCAAAAAGGTGAAGTATGTCCGGATCATCGCCGGGGATGCGCAGGTGGAGGATTTTCTTCAGCTTCAGGGAAAGAAAGCCCCACGGCAGGCCAGGGCTCTTTTGGCACTCCGGAAGCAGGAGATGAGTATGCCGCAGCTTTGCAAACTCACCGGAGCAAACCGCGCCAGCCTCGACTGCCTGGCTCACCGGGGCCTGGTCGAAATCTTCGAGCAGGAGGTCTTTCGCGGGCCGCTCATTTTTCAGGACGAATCCGGGACTGCCGGAAAGGAGATCATCCCGAATCCGGATCAGCAGCGGGCCATTCAGCAAATTCACTCTGCCCTGGACCGCGAGGAATTCGCCCCTTTTGTGCTGCACGGAGTTACCGGAAGCGGCAAAACCTATGTCTACCTCCAGGCCGTTGCCCATGCTCTCGACAGGGGCAGGACCGCCCTGGTCATGGTTCCGGAAATATCCCTGACCCATCAGTTGATCAGCCGCTTTTCCGCCCTGTTTGGCCGCCGGATCGCCGTCCTGCACAGCGGTCTTGGCAAGGGGGAGCGGGTGGATGAGTGGCGCAGGGTGGTGGCCGGTGAGGCCAAAGTGGCTATCGGAGCACGGTCGGCAATCTTTGCCCCCCTGGAAAGACTGGGATTGATCGTGCTCGATGAAGAGCACGAGACCTCCTACAAGCAGGATAATACTCCCCGCTACCACGCCCGCGATGTAGCCCTGATGCGGGCTAAAATGGCCAATGCCGTCCTGCTGCTCGGCTCGGCCACTCCCTCGATGGAATCATTTTTTTCCGTGAGACAGGGAACCTTCGGTCTCCTCACCCTGCCCAGCCGGGCCACTACCCATACGGGGCCAAGGATCCAACTGATTGACATGAAAGCGGAAAATCAGGCCCAAAAAGTAAAGCCACTCTTTTCCCGGCCCCTGATCCAGGCCATAGAGCAAAGAATCAAGCGGAAGGAGCAGGCGATCCTGTTCATCAACCGCCGGGGGTTCTCCCATTTCCTGCTCTGCTGCGACTGCGGCCATGTTCCCAAGTGCAGAAACTGCAGCGTCTCCCTGACCTACCATGCCTGCGAGGGACGGCTTCGCTGCCATTACTGCAACTTCGCTGCTCCGGCCCCGCAGAGCTGTCCGGCCTGTCAAAAAGGCAGACTCCAGTGCATCGGATCGGGCACCCAAAAGGTGGAAGAGGAAGCGAGGCAGCTTTTCCCCTCAGCCAGAATCGAACGGATGGATCAGGACACAGTGACCCGCAGGACATCTCACCACAGCATCCTCTCGCGCCTGGGCAGGGGTGAAATCGACCTTCTGATCGGTACCCAGATGATTGCCAAAGGGCTCGATTTCCCCAGAGTGACCCTGGTTGGAGTTGTGGCTGCCGACTCTATCCTGAATCTGCCGGACTTCCGATCCGCGGAGCGGACCTTTCAGTTGATCACCCAGGTTTCGGGGCGGGCCGGAAGGGGAGATATCCAGGGAGAGGTCATCGTCCAGACCTTCTCACCCTCCCACTACAGCCTTCAATGTGCCAGCCGGATGGATTACCGGGCGTTTTACGAGCAGGAAATTCAATACCGGAAGGAACTTGGCTATCCGCCGTTCAGCCGGATGGTCAATATCATTGTCAGGGGAGGAAATGTCAATCTGCTCAAGGCAGCCGCATCACGGCTGATGAACCTCCTGGTCTCACTCAAGCCGGATGAAATCAGCGCTCTTGGCCCGTCCCAGGCCCCGGTCTTTAAAATCCGCGGGCAATACCGGCTCCAGATACTGCTGAAATCCAGCCAGTCTCTCATGCTCAACGACCTTATCCGCAAAGGGATAGCTGAATTTCAGGCAGGGTTTACCGGCGAGGGAATACAGGTCGATATCGATATCGACCCCATCAATCTGATGTGA
- a CDS encoding uracil-DNA glycosylase, translated as MNSYAQLKQEYSQILNLVKTSIQYYQNIGLTGMSLNLQPCALPCFSTIEELSRYVSQCQGCLISLHRPQAVAGEGDPASPLVFVGRSPGITETARRKPFQGEEGALLDRILAAIGLSREKVYLTYAVKCPLPESDGHTFPLPRRCRKILLQELQLVKPKVICTLDTPDAAVIQAVLGKPMGPLPDLRGKIFPLQLGENRIRIIPTYSPGHILHCPEERQGEEKKLVWQDMQLICRELPGYAVERKRT; from the coding sequence ATGAACTCATATGCTCAGCTCAAACAGGAATACAGCCAGATCCTTAATCTGGTGAAAACCTCCATTCAGTACTATCAGAACATAGGTCTGACCGGAATGTCCTTAAATCTCCAGCCGTGTGCCCTCCCCTGCTTTTCCACGATTGAGGAGCTTAGCCGGTATGTCAGCCAATGTCAGGGCTGCCTGATCTCGCTTCACCGGCCTCAGGCAGTTGCCGGAGAAGGAGACCCTGCCTCCCCCCTGGTTTTTGTCGGCAGATCACCGGGCATCACGGAAACTGCCCGGAGGAAGCCCTTTCAGGGAGAGGAAGGAGCGTTACTCGACCGGATCCTGGCTGCCATCGGGCTGAGCAGGGAGAAGGTATATCTGACCTATGCCGTAAAATGCCCTCTTCCTGAAAGCGATGGGCACACCTTTCCGCTACCTCGAAGGTGCCGGAAAATTCTCCTTCAGGAGTTGCAGCTCGTAAAGCCCAAAGTCATCTGCACCCTCGATACCCCTGATGCTGCGGTCATCCAGGCCGTGCTGGGCAAGCCGATGGGCCCTCTCCCCGACCTGCGGGGGAAAATCTTTCCCTTGCAGCTTGGAGAAAACCGGATCAGAATTATTCCCACCTATTCTCCGGGGCATATCCTCCACTGTCCCGAAGAGAGACAAGGGGAAGAGAAAAAGCTTGTCTGGCAGGACATGCAGCTAATCTGCAGGGAATTGCCGGGATATGCAGTTGAGCGGAAAAGAACATGA
- a CDS encoding type II toxin-antitoxin system Phd/YefM family antitoxin, which translates to MTVYTYSKARQNLASLLEKADQEGEVRIQRKDGRVFILRPEKTERSPLDVEGINLGISTDEIIRFISEGRRTDR; encoded by the coding sequence ATGACTGTGTATACCTATTCGAAAGCCAGACAAAACCTTGCCTCGCTCCTTGAGAAGGCGGATCAGGAAGGGGAAGTCAGAATACAGAGAAAAGACGGTCGGGTCTTTATTCTCAGACCTGAGAAAACCGAAAGGTCTCCTTTGGATGTGGAAGGTATAAATCTTGGTATCTCGACCGATGAGATTATCCGCTTCATCTCTGAAGGGAGAAGAACTGATCGATAA
- a CDS encoding type II toxin-antitoxin system VapC family toxin — protein MNVVVDTSVIIAVIANEPERKALIELTKGTAYFPG, from the coding sequence ATGAACGTTGTGGTAGACACTTCCGTTATTATTGCCGTTATTGCCAATGAGCCGGAAAGAAAGGCTCTTATTGAACTGACAAAAGGAACTGCTTATTTTCCTGGATAA